Proteins encoded in a region of the Neodiprion lecontei isolate iyNeoLeco1 chromosome 5, iyNeoLeco1.1, whole genome shotgun sequence genome:
- the LOC107225524 gene encoding 39S ribosomal protein L19, mitochondrial, with translation MASVGRILSHDIRQNIQNFKSLFGKDCRWLSSQAIETQAKSSKENADDKRKVDDRENTAPLEFRFKYPEFLPDPNAAYRNSTRERLERMDMMARRAHIDIPTFYVGSILAVTLSDSHAVGKTNRFVGICIERKGCGLRASFRLRNAIDKQGMEVVYNMYDPTIQKVECLRLEKRLDDKLLYLRDCPIEYSTFPFDMEPELIDETAPVRINTLKVPLKPPPWLERWERQDLKGVQEFEVNEKRRRKAEKHKTPWEEFDLMKIYRQTIPMEDQKDIFAEVYSDLHKLEITRRKMARKRKFNRPDKPT, from the exons ATGGCGTCTGTCGGCAGGATTTTGTCCCACGATATAAGACAgaatatacaaaatttcaaatcgctaT TTGGAAAAGATTGTCGCTGGTTGTCGTCCCAGGCTATCGAGACCCAAGCAAAATCCTCAAAGGAAAATGCCGATGATAAACGAAAGGTTGATGACAGAGAAAACACTGCCCCACTTGAATTCAGATTCAAGTACCCCGAATTTCTCCCCGATCCAAATGCTGCCTATAGGAATTCAACAAGAGAAAGATTGGAGCGTATGGATATGATGGCACGGAGGGCTCACATAGACATTCCAACATTCTACGTTGGCTCTATCCTTGCTGTTACACTTTCCGATTCACACGCCGTTGGAAAGACAAACAGATTTGTTGGCATTTGTATAGAAAGAAAGGGCTGTGGCTTGAGAGCTAGTTTTAGACTAAGGAACGCCATTGACAAACAGGGAATGGAAGTCGTATACAACATGTACGATCCGACAATTCAAAAAGTAGAATGCCTCAG GTTGGAGAAAAGACTCGATGACAAATTACTTTACCTACGTGATTGTCCTATTGAGTACAGCACTTTTCCATTTGATATGGAACCAGAGCTCATTGACGAAACAGCTCCTGTCCGTATTAACACACTCAAGGTACCCTTAAAGCCTCCGCCATGGCTTGAGAGATGGGAGAGACAGGATTTGAAAGGAGTCCAAGAATTTGAAGTTAACGAAAAACGTAGGAGGAAAGCAGAGAAGCATAAGACACCTTGGGAGGAATTTGATCTAATGAAAATTTACCg TCAAACCATACCAATGGAAGATCAGAAGGACATATTCGCTGAAGTATATTCAGATCTTCACAAGCTTGAGATAACAAGACGCAAAATGGCCCGTAAGCGCAAATTCAATCGCCCCGATAAGCCGACGTAG